From Seriola aureovittata isolate HTS-2021-v1 ecotype China chromosome 20, ASM2101889v1, whole genome shotgun sequence, a single genomic window includes:
- the LOC130161554 gene encoding glycine--tRNA ligase-like — translation MLLRSAASALLRTSTEISSFCPVSTVRFVRQLLRYPPRNRPFSTSVCLCKKKKKSLWLQLAEGQTMDGNIEEILAPLRLAVKEQGDLVRQMKQDGVPDVDVTRAVAELKARKRTLEAKELALQPKDDIVDRTKMEDTLKRRFFYDQAFAIYGGVSGLYDFGPVGCALKNNILQAWRKHFIQEEQILEIDCTMLTPEPVLKTSGHVEKFADYMVKDVKNGECFRADHLLKAHLQKLMSDKKCAAEKKAEMEEVVTQMDNYTQQELTDLFVKYNVKSPTTGNDLTPPISFNLMFQTSIGPGGNMPGYLRPETAQGIFLNFKRLLEFNQGKLPFAAAQIGNSFRNEISPRSGLIRVREFTMAEIEHFVDPNEKVHPKFSSVADLDIILYSSKAQTSGQSAQIMRLGDAVEQGVINNSVLGYFIGRIYLYLTKVGIAKDKLRFRQHMDNEMAHYACDCWDAEAKTSYGWIEIVGCADRSCFDLLCHARATKVPLVAEKPLKEPKVVNVVQFEPNKGAIGKAYKKDAKIAMEYLSVCDECFITEQEQLLNESGEFTIETEGKTFKLTKDMVSVKRFQKTLHVEEVVPNVIEPSFGIGRIMYTIFEHTFHIREGDEQRTYFSFPATVAPYKCSVLPLSQNQEFVPFVKELSEAMTKNGVSHKVDDSSGSIGRRYARTDEIGVAFGITIDFDTVNKTPHTATLRDRDSMRQIRAEVSELPVIVRDLANGTLTWAEVESKYPIFEGQETSKKDTVEE, via the exons ATGCTTCTTCGTAGCGCAGCATCAGCACTGCTGAGGACCAGCACTGAGATTTCCTCCTTCTGTCCGGTGTCCACGGTCCGGTTTGTTCGGCAGTTGCTCCGCTACCCGCCCAGAAACAGGCCGTTTTCAACGTCGGTCTGCTTgtgtaagaagaagaagaaaagcctGTGGCTGCAGCTGGCGGAAGGACAAACCATGGACGGCAACATTGAGGAGATTCTCGCCCCTTTGAGGCTTGCAGTCAAAGAACAG GGGGACCTGGTTCGTCAAATGAAACAGGATGGTGTCCCTGATGTCGATGTTACTAGAGCAGTGGCTGAACTGAAAGCAAGGAAGAGAACTCTGGAGGCCAAG GAACTGGCATTACAACCCAAAGATGACATCGTTGACAGAACCAAGATGGAGGATACCCTCAAAAGGCGATTCTTCTACGACCAGGCCTTTGCCATCTATGGAG GTGTGAGCGGCCTGTATGACTTCGGCCCTGTGGGCTGTGCCTTGAAGAACAACATCCTGCAGGCCTGGAGGAAGCACTTCATCCAGGAGGAGCAGATCCTGGAGATTGACTGCACCATGCTGACCCCCGAGCCTGTCCTCAA GACGTCAGGACATGTGGAGAAATTTGCTGACTACATGGTAAAAGATGTCAAGAATGGTGAATGCTTCAGGGCTGACCACCTCCTCAAAG CCCATCTCCAGAAGCTGATGTCTGATAAGAAAtgtgcagcagagaagaaggCTGAGATGGAGGAGGTCGTCACTCAG atggaCAATTACACCCAGCAAGAACTGACTGATCTGTTTGTGAAATACAACGTCAAGTCACCCACTACAGGAAATGACCTCACGCCTCCTATTTCCTTCAACCTGATGTTTCAGACGTCCATTGGACCAGGGGGGAACATGCCAGG CTATCTGAGGCCTGAAACAGCTCAGGGAATCTTCCTCAACTTCAAGCGTCTTCTGGAGTTTAACCAGGGAAAACTGCCCTTTGCCGCTGCTCAGATAGGAAACTCCTTCAGGAACGAAATCTCTCCTCGCTCTGGACTCATCCGTGTGCG AGAGTTCACCATGGCTGAGATTGAGCACTTTGTGGATCCCAATGAGAAGGTCCACCCCAAATTCTCTAGTGTAGCTGACCTGGACATCATTTTATACTCCTCTAAGGCCCAGACCAGTGGACAGTCTGCACAAATCATGAGGCTGGGAGATGCTGTGGAGCAG GGAGTGATCAATAACTCCGTCCTGGGATATTTCATCGGGAGGATCTACCTCTACCTTACTAAAGTTGGTATCGCCAAAGACAAGCTGCGTTTCCGGCAGCACATGGACAACGAGATGGCTCACTACGCCTGTGACTGCTGGGACGCTGAAGCCAAAACCTCCTAT GGCTGGATCGAGATTGTGGGGTGTGCTGACAGGTCTTGCTTTGATCTGCTATGCCATGCACGAGCTACTAAGGTCCCTCTGGTTGCTGAGAAGCCTCTTAAAGAACCCA AAGTTGTAAATGTCGTCCAGTTTGAGCCCAACAAAGGAGCCATTGGAAAAGCGTATAAGAAGGATGCCAAGATAGCCATGGAGTATCTGTCCGTGTGTGACGAGTGCTTCATTACAGAGCAGGAGCAGCTACTTAACGAGTCTGG AGAGTTCACCATCGAGACGGAGGGCAAGACGTTCAAACTCACAAAGGACATGGTCAGTGTGAAGCGTTTCCAGAAGACTCTGCACG TGGAAGAAGTCGTTCCAAATGTAATCGAGCCCTCCTTTGGCATCGGTAGGATCATGTACACCATCTTCGAGCACACATTCCACATCAGAGAAGGTGACGAACAAAGAACG TACTTTAGCTTCCCTGCTACTGTAGCTCCATACAAATGTTCCGTCCTGCCTCTGAGTCAAAACCAGGAATTCGTTCCCTTTGTGAAGGAATTAT CCGAGGCCATGACTAAGAATGGTGTGTCTCACAAGGTGGACGACTCCTCAGGATCCATCGGGAGGCGCTACGCCAGGACCGATGAAATCGGAGTGGCGTTTGGCATCACCATCGACTTCGACACAGTGAACAAGACGCCACACACAGCCACTCTGAGAGACCGAGACTCAATGAGGCAGATCAGGGCCGAG gtCAGTGAGTTGCCTGTGATTGTTCGGGATTTGGCCAACGGCACATTGACCTGGGCTGAAGTGGAGAGCAAGTACCCCATCTTTGAAGGACAAGAGACCAGCAAGAAGGACACGGTTGAAGAGTAA